The Mycobacterium riyadhense sequence GTGCGTTGCCGACGCTGTACGACTCGCGAACCACGCATACTCGCGACGTGCTGCTCGACGTTGCCGACCGTTACGAGCTGCCGGTGCTGGCGCCGCCGATCCCACGCACGGTGCGCTTCGCTGAGGCCAGTGCCTCGGGTTCGTCGGTGCTGGCAGGCCGCAAGAACAAGGGCGCGGTGGCCTATCGCGAGCTGGCGCAGGCGTTGCTCAAACACTGGAAGTCCGGCAAGCCGCTGCCCACGTTCACAGTGGAGCTGTAACAGCGCGAGCAGACGCAAAAGCCCCTATTTCCTGCGGAAATAGGGGCTTTTGCGTCTGCTCGCGCGGGCTAGCCCAGGGTCACCACGGTGTCGCCGCGTTGTTCGATCACCTTTGAACCCGAAACGGTCGGGATAACCGCCGAGGCATTCGTCGGCCGATTCACCGGGATGTAGCGATTGTTCGCCCCGGTGATCGGGTCATAGACGCCGATCGCGCCAGTCACTGGCACGAGCAGCTGACCGGCCATCATCACGCCCGGTCCCAAGGGGGCAGCCGTCTCGCCCGCGACGATGGTGTAGCGCTGGGTCAGGTTGGCCGCGTCAAAAACCATCAATGTATCGCCGGTCCACCAGGTCACCAGGTTGCCGGTTTGTGACATCACCGCCGATGGCGACGGCGGCTTGGCCAGCAGTGTGCTCGACACCGTGGTGCCGGTCTCGTCGATCACGTCGACTCGAGGCTGTGGGGTTGGCAGGTACACCGCGGTCCGGTTTTGCGACACGACCAGCACCCGCGCCCCCGAACCCGGCCGGATGCCGGGTTCGGCCACAAACTGCTGCTGGGGTTCGTCTTCTTCCTTACCCGGGCGCAGCAGGACGAGCCGCAGGTCAGCCTGGTTCCCGCAGACCTCGAGCACCGATACCGCCGACGAGCTGGCGCTCGCCGACTCCAGCGTGCATCCGGAATGCAGGCCCCGGTTTGAGGGTTTCACCCGCGCGTCGGTCTCGCCGTAGGACAACATCCGGACCATGTCCGAACGCCACAGTTCTAGGCGGGTATTGCCGGCAGACAACACCGTCGTGCCATCTGTGGAGAGCCGGACGCGCGGATCGGCGTAGCTGCTGCGGGCGGGGCCGCGACGGCCGGTGGACCCATCGATCGTGCTGACCTGACCGCATCCCCGATCATCGTGATAGACCGCGACGGCGTAGCGGTAGATCCAGGTCACCCCGCACAGGTCGGTGTCACGGGCGTAGCTCCACAGTGACGCTCCGGTGGCCGGGTCGCGCCCTTCCACCTGGCGGCCATTCGCCGTGACCACCGTCCCGCCCACCGCCACGGGTGCCCGGGTAGCGGGGCTGGAAGCGGTCCACAACTGCTGCAGCGTGGCCGGGACTTCCCGGGCTGGGGCCGGATTCGGCGCCGGAACGGCGGCCGGTCGGCTGACGGTGGCCCGGGCATCGCTGGTCCACCAGATCAGCACCGCCACCACGGCGACGACGACCGCGATCGTCACGGCCGCCACGATGTCGGCCTTGGTGCGGCGTTCGGGTTTGGCCATGCCGGAGAGGTGGGCCGGCTTAGTTGGCCGGCGTGGTGGCGTCCGCGGGCTTGCGGCGGCGACGGCGGCGCCGGGCGGTCCCGGAGGCGGCTGACGAAGAGTCGGACCCAGTGCAAGGACCCGTTTCTGGAGCGGCATCACCACTGGCGGGGGTGTTGGTGCCGGGGTGCCCGGTGATCGGCTTGCCGCCACGGGTGCGCCGTCGGCGTGAGCTGCTGCGCGTGCGTTGAGCCTTTTGGCCGTCTCTGTCTCCCGCGTCGGCTTGGCCGTCTGAGCGGCGTTTGACCTGCGATTTGCGCGCCGGGCCGACAGTGCCTCCGGCCTCGGCCGGGATGTCTAACTCGGAGTACAGGTGCGGCGAGTTGGAGTACGTCTCCGCCGGATCGGGGGAGCCCAGACCCAGCGCCTTATCGATCATCGCCCATCGCTCCAGCTCGTCCCAGTCCACCAGGGTGATGGCGACTCCAGTGCGGCCGGCGCGGCCGGTGCGCCCGATGCGGTGGACGTACATCTTCTCGTCCTCGGGGCACTGGTAGTTGATGACGTGAGTCACGTCGTCGATGTCGATGCCACGCGCAGCCACGTCGGTGGCCACCAGCACGTCGATGTCCCCGCCCCGGAACGCTTTGAGCGCCTTCTCGCGCGCTATCTGTCCGAGGTCACCGTGTACCGCGCCCACCGCGAAGCCGCGCTCGTTCAACTCATCGGCCACCTTCTGCGCGGTGCGCTTGGTGCGGGTGAAGATCATCGTCGCGCCCCGGTCACGTGCCTGCAGCACCCGGCTGACCAGCTCGACCTTGTCCAACGCGTGGGCGCGGTAAACGAACTGCTCGGTGGTGTCGTGCACGGCCAGAGAGTGCGGTGCCTCCGCCCGGATGTGGGTGGGCTGGTCCATGAAGGTGCGCGCCAGCGTGATGATCGGATCCGGCATGGTCGCCGAGAACAACATCGACTGCCGGTCGGCGGGGATCTGACGCAAGATGCGCTCGATGTCGGGCAGGAAGCCCAGGTCCAGCATCTCGTCGGCCTCGTCGAGGACCAGCACCGACAAGCCGCCGAGCTGCAGGTGGCCCTGCTGGCACAGGTCGAGCAGGCGGCCGGGAGTGCCCACCACCACATCGGCGCCCTTGTGCAGTGCCTCGATTTGCGGCTCGTAGGCCCGCCCCCCGTAGATGGATACCACGGTGAGCTGTCGCTCGTCGTCGGCGACGAGGTATTTTGCGGCGGTGGCGAGGTCATCGGTCACCTGCAGACACAGCTCGCGGGTGGGCACCACCACCAGCGCCCGCGGAGCTCCGGTGAGTGGCCGTACTCCGGTACCGGAGGAGATGCGCTGCAGCAGCGGAACGCCGAACGCGAAGGTCTTGCCCATTCCGGTGCGGGCCTGGCCAATGACGTCTTCGCCGTTGAGCGCGAGCGGCAGGGTGAGTTCTTGAATAGCAAAGGGTGTCTGGATGCCCTTTTCGGCTAGTGCGCGGACAATTTCGTCGCGGACTCCAAGTTTGGCAAACGACGGTTCAGTTGTGCTTTTGAGCGCGGTCATACGTGGTTGCAGAACCTTTCGGTGACGGTATCGGTCGTGTGTCGGTGTTTCTCTGTCGCGGTTCACGCGCGCACGAGTTCCGACTCCGATACGTCGCCGAGGCGCCGGCTCCAATACACCATCCGGGCGGGCCAGCTACGTGCACGCACATTTCGCCGATAGTGACAGCACACCAGATGCAGCCACCACCTATAGGAATGATAACTGGTCGCCAGCACGCTCCATTTCCTTTCGTGCCTGCCGACTAGAGTGTGGCCATGCCCTCGCCCTCATCCGCCGACCAGGTGGCCAATTCGCCGAGGCCACGGCTACCGGCGGATCATCCCGGCGTCAACGAGTTGTTCGCTTTGCTGGCCTACGGCGAGGTGGCGGCGTTCTACCGGCTTACCGATGAGGCGCGGATGGCGCCGAATCTGCAGGGGCGGATCTCGATGGCGAGCATTGCCGCCGCCGAGATGGGGCACTATGAGCTGCTGCGCGATGCGCTGGAACGTCGTGGTGTCGATGTGGTACCGGCAATGTCGAAGTACGTGTCGGCGCTGGAAAATTACCACCGGCTTACGACGCCGAGCACGTGGTTGGAAGCCCTGGTGAAGACCTACGTCGGTGACGCCCTGGCCGCCGATTTGTATCTGGAGATCGCCGACGGGCTGCCGGACGAGGTTGCCCACGTCGTGCGAGCGGCGTTGTCGGAGACTGGGCACTCCCAATTTGTCGTTGCCGAGGTACGTGCCGCGGTGACCGCCAGCGGCAAACAGCGCAGCCGGCTGGCGCTGTGGTCTCGCCGGCTACTCGGCGAAGCGATCACCCAGGCCCAGTTCCTGCTGGCCGATCACGATGAGCTGGTCGATCTGGTGGTAGCTGGTACCGGCGGCCTTAGCCAGCTCGGGGCATTCTTCGACCGCCTCCAACACACCCACGATCAACGGATGCGGGAACTCGGCCTTAGCTAACGTGTGCAGGTCGCGATGATCCCGTAGCTGGTCGACGCCACGACCAGCTGACCCTGGGCGTTGACGATCGCGCAATTGAGACGACCGCGGAGGCTGGTCGCGATGACCGACTCGGTCTGCACGCCCGGGTTCAACACCACCACCTTCGTCCACGGCAGCGCCACGTTGACGTCCGTCTTGAGGAAGCCCCGCTCATCTGTGTAGACCACGTTCACCAGGTCGAGGAGCTGCTTTGTTCCGGTCACGCTGTAGACGACGGTGCGCGGACTCAGCGCGGCGCCCGGCGGTGCGGCGGTTTGCGGCGGTACGGCGGTGGGTGTTCGCGGCGCGGTACTGGGCCAGGGACTGCTCGGCGTCAGGGTAGTAACCGTCTCCGGAGGTAGCTGGGGCCGCAAGGTGCTTGGCGGAGATGTGGGCGCGACACGGGGTGCCATGCTGGGCGGGGCCGTCGATCGCGGGGTGGTTGACAGAACCGGCCGCGGCGCGGGCGCTCCGACGGTGGCCTTGGTGGTAGCGCTGTCTCCGCTGTTGATGATGACCGCGGTCGCGAGAGCGCCCAGCGCCACCACACCGCCGACGATCGCGGCGACTGGGCGCCATCGACTATCGGCCGGCCATGCCAGCTCTCCGTAGCCTTCTTCACCATAGGAGCCGGCTCCGGTGGTGTCATAGCTCTCGTCGTCCGGGTAGTCCCGGACGTCGTCATAGAGGGTGTTAACTGTGTTACTGATGGTGCCAATGTTATCGACGCGGGGGCGGGCGGTCGGGCATCGCGGGGGCGGGTAAACCCGGCTGGGACCGAACCGTAATTAAGCCGTTTCGCTAGCCGCGAACCGCCCGTAAGGGCCCGTGGCGCAATGCGCCCGCGGCGTGTCCACTAGCCTGCTGCTGACACGCCTGCGACGAAATGCCAACGGAAGGGGCGACCGTGGAGGTCAAGATTGGTATCACGGAAAGTCCGCGCGAGCTGGTGTTCTCCAGTACGCAGACGCCTGATGAGGTTGAAGAGCTGGTGAGCAGCGCGCTGCGCGAGGGTTCCGGTGTGTTGAATCTCACCGACGAGCGTGGCCGTCGCTTCATGGTCAACACTGCAAAGATTGCCTACGTCGAGATCGGGGTCGCCGACGCCCGCCGGGTCGGCTTCGGAATCGGTGCTGAGGCCGTCGCGAGAGCGGCTACGAGCGAGTAAGCGGCACGTGGGAGAGCCCACCCCAGGCGAACTGGACGGTGCCCTCGACCGCATCCGATTTAGAAATCGGACGATCGGCATCCAGCCAGTACCTTGCGGCGTCGACGCTCATGCCGACCAGGCCCACGGCGATCATCCGGGCACGATGCGGCTCTAGCCCGGAATCCTCGGCGATTAGGGCGAATACCGCGTCGATGCAGGATTCGGTGGCTACCCGCACCTGTGCGGCGACCTCGGGTTCGGTGACGTAGTCGTTTTCGAAGATCAGGCGGTAGCCCTGGCTGTCGTGCTCGATGAAGTCAAAGAACGCCTGAACCGCGGCATGCAACCGCTGTCGGTTGTCGGTGGTGGTGCGTAGCGCCTGCTGCACACCGTAAACCAGGTTGTCCACGTGCCGATGAAGCACCGCCAGATACAGTTCTAGCTTGCTCGAAAAGTGTTGATACAGAACGGGTTTACTCACACCCGCGCGGTCGGCGATCTCGTCCATGCCGGCCGCGTGGTAGCCATGGTCGACAAACACGTCGCTGGCTACGACCAACAATTGGCCACGGCGCTCATCGCGGGGTAGCCGGTTTCCGCGCCGGCTCGAGGTCACCGCGGCGTCGGCCGGCCGACCGCGTTCGGCCGATCTGACGGCGCGCCGTTGCGCGGCCTTGGCGAGATCGCTCATCGGTCCTCAATCTGATTCGCGCTGATTTTCCGGGCCACTTTCCCATCCCCGCGGCCGCACGTGTGTCGCAACGACATTACTACCCCAGGCGTCCCACCGGCCCAAATGGGCGTTATCGATCGTGACAGCGAGCCGACTTGGGCGGTGCATTCGGGCGCGCCAGGGCTCGCAGGCGGAGCCGGCTGTGCGATCCTGGGGAAATGACGTTCCCGCGGCCTGTGAGCAGCACCGGTCGAGTTCCCGTGCTGCATGAGCAGTGGCGCGAGCCACTGCGTGCACAGCGCGACCCGCTCGCCCCGGCCGCCGGAAGGGCTCGGGCCGACCGCGACCGGCCGCGTCGCTGGCGCAAACAAACCTGGTTAGGACGGTTCGTGTCCACCTACGGCTGGCGTGCCTATGCATTGCCGGTTCTGGTCGTGGTCACCGCGGTGGTGATCTACCAGACGGTGACCGGAACGAGTGCGCCCAAGCGGGCGGTGGCCCAGGCCATCCACGACCCACCGGCTATCGGCGTGGTGGGTACCGCGATCCTCGACACACCGCCTCGGGGCTTGGCGGCGTTCGACGCCAACCTGCCGGCCGGGACATTGCCCGAGGGCGGCCCCTTCACCGAAGCGGGCGAGAAGACCTACCGCCTGGTTCCGGGCGCGACGGCACAGGTCGGTCAGGGCACGGCCAAGGTGTTCAGGTACACCGTCGAGATCGAGAACGGTCTCGACCCCACCATGTACGGCGGTGACAGCGCGTTTGCCCAAATGGTTGACCAGACGCTGGCCAATCCGAAGGGCTGGACCCACAACCCGCAATTCGCGTTTGTTCGCGTCGACGGAGCCAGTGCGGGCAAGCCCGACTTCCGCATTTCGCTGGTGTCACCGATGACGGTGCGTGAGGGATGCGGCTATGAATTCCGGCTGGAGACTTCCTGCTACAACCCTTCGTTCGGGGCGGACCGGCAGTCACGGGTGTTCCTCAATGAGGCGCGCTGGGTGCGTGGCGCGGTTCCGTTCGAAGGCGACGTCGGGTCCTACCGGCAGTACGTAATCAACCATGAAGTCGGGCACGGCATCGGGTACCTGCGCCACGAACCGTGCGACAAGCAGGGCGCCCTGGCGCCGGTGATGATGCAGCAGACGTTCTCCACGTCCAACGACGACGGCGCCAAGTTTGACCCCGAATGGGTCAAGGCGGACGGCAAGACGTGCCGGTTCAATCCGTGGCCGTACCCGATCGCCTAGCTCGGCGATGAGTCCGGGAAGCTTCCCGGCATGTTTGCCGTTGCTCCGGGCAACTGATGTGATGGTTAGAGCTGATCGAAGCGAAGCCGAGGAGATGTTTAGGTGTCGACATCCCAGACATCACTGCCGCCACTAGTTGAGCCCGCAGCCGAGCTGAGCCGTGACGAGGTGGCCCGGTACAGCCGTCATCTCATCATTCCCGACCTAGGGGTCGACGGGCAGAAGAGACTCAAGAGCGCGCGCGTGCTGGTGATTGGGGCGGGCGGGCTCGGATCACCGGCGTTGCTGTACCTGGCGGCCGCCGGCGTCGGCACCATCGGCATCGTCGACTTCGACGTCGTGGACGAGTCCAATCTGCAGCGTCAGATCATCCATGGCGTGGCTGACGTCGGCCGCTCCAAGGCCCAGTCGGCACGTGACTCGATTGTCGCGATCAACCCCCTGGTCGACGTGCGCTTACACGAGGTCAGGCTCGAGCCCAAGAACGCGGTCAACCTGTTCAAGCAGTACGACCTGATACTGGACGGCACCGACAACTTCGCCACCCGCTATCTGGTCAACGACGCCGCGGTGCTGGCCGGAAAGCCATATGTGTGGGGATCGATCTACCGCTTCGAAGGCCAAGTGTCGGTGTTTTGGGAGGACGCTCCGGCCGATGAGGCCGGCAATGAGCGCGGCCTCAACTACCGCGACCTATATCCGGAGCCGCCGCCGCCCGGGATGGTGCCATCCTGCGCCGAGGGCGGTGTGCTGGGCATCATCTGCGCCTCGATTGCGTCGGTGATGGGCACCGAGGCGATCAAGCTGATCACCGGGTTGGGTGAGACCCTGCTCGGCCGGTTGATGATCTACGACGCGCTGGAGATGACCTACCGCACGATCAGGATCCGCAAGGACCCGGCCACGCCCAAGATCACCGAACTGGTCGATTACGAGCAGTTCTGCGGTGTGGTGTCCGACGATGCCGTCCATGCCGCCAGCGGCTCGACCATCACCCCGCAGGAACTGCGCGAGATGATGGACTCCGGCAAAAAGCTGGCCCTGATCGACGTTCGCGAGCAGGTTGAGTGGGACATCGTGCACATCGACGGCGCTCAGCTCATCCCGAAATCGTTGATCAGTTCGGGTGAGGGTCTGGCCAAGCTGCCCCAGGACCGCACCACGGTGCTGTACTGCAAGACCGGCGTGCGCTCCGCCGAGGCGTTGGCCGCGGTGAAGAAGGCCGGCTTCTCCGACGCGGTCCACTTGCAGGGCGGGATCGTGGCCTGGGCCAAGCAGATGCAGCCCGACATGGTGATGTACTAGCCGATACCCCGATCAGGCTCGATTAGGCTGACGCGTGTGACTGTCGAGCCGCCGCCAGAGCATGTGTTGGCGGCGTTCGGTTTGACCGGTGTGCCGCCCAATCCGTTGGGTCCCGGTTGGGACGGCGGCTGGCGCTGCGGCGAGGTCGTGTTATCGATGGTGGCCGACCATGCTCGCGCGGCCTGGTCGGCCCGCGTGCGCGAGACGTTGTTCGTCGACGGCGTACGCCTGGCCCGACCGGTCCGCTCGACGGACGGCCGGTACGTGGTTTCCGGGTGGCGGGCAGACACATTCGTCGCCGGTACGCCCGAGGCCCGCCACGACGAAGTCGTGTCAGCTGCTGTGCGACTGCACGAAGCCACCGGCAAATTGGAGCGTCCTCGATTTCTGACGCAGGGACCCACCACACCGTGGGCGGACATCGATGTGTTCATCGCCGCCGACCGCGCCGCGTGGGAGGAGCGGCCGCTGCAGTCGATTCCGCCGGGAGCGCGAACGGTACCGGTGACGGCGGATGGCGAGCGATCGATTGATTTGATCAATCAGCTGGCCACCCTACGCAAGCCGACCCGGAGTCCCAACCAGCTGGTGCACGGAGATCTTTACGGGACCGTGCTTTTCATCGGCACTGCGGCACCTGGGATCACGGACATCACGCCATACTGGCGGCCCGCGTCGTGGGCGGCCGGCGTTGTCGTGGTCGACGCCCTGTCCTGGGGCGAGGCCGACGACGGACTCATCGAGCGGTGGAGCGCGTTACCGGAATGGCCGCAGATGTTGTTGCGCGCGTTAATGTTTCGTTTGGCAGTGCACGCTTTGCACCCGCGGTCCACGGCCGAGGCGTTCCCGGGTCTGGCTCACACTGCGGCGCTAGTTCGCCTGGTACTTTAGCTCTCGCTGCCGAACTCGTAGCGGACCTCGCGCAACGCAACCTTGCCGTCTACGGCCAGAACACCTTCTGCGCGCAGCAGCTCCAACTGCCGGGTCGTCAGATGCCGGGCCGGGCGCCCCGAGGCCGTGATCACCCGGTGCCAGGGCAGGTCGGAGGAGTCGACCCGCATGATCCAGCCCACGATGCGCGGACTGGAAAGCCCTGCGACAGCGGCGATGTCGCCGTAGGTGGCGACCCTGCCGGGAGGGATGGACGCGACCAGCGAGCGCACCAGCTCCACCTGCTCGTCGGTAACCCGCGCCACCGTCAGCGCCCTTTCAGCCGATCGCGGACGACCGCGGCGACCTCCTTGGGCTTGGCCTGGGGAACCATGTGTCCGCACTCGAACTCCAGCAGCTCGAAATCGGCACCCAGGTGGTCCCGCAGCGCTGTTATCAGCCCTTCGCTGACATATTGCGGATCGGCGCACACCGCCCGCACCAGTGTGGTCGGTGTACCGGCTGGTGGCAGCACGATGTCGCGGGCCAGTTCGCTCCAGTAGCACACCATCGCCGCCAGGTTTATCCGCCAGCTGTACCGTCCGTTCGCCAGTGCGATGAGGTGTTCGTCGATTTCAGTGTCGAGCACGGCGGGATCCACGTCCGCCCAGGCTCCGAACGACTTCTCCGCACGGGCCTCGGCCGGGTCTGTGTAGTCGGGGAAGGCCACCATCGCGTCGACGACTTCGCGCACTCGGGTGCCGTCCACAGCAACCGCCGGATCGAGCAGGACCAGGGCGGCCACCTGGTCCGGACGAGCTGCGGCCAGCTGCAACGCGACAGCGCCGCCGAACGAGTGCCCAACGACCACAACCGGACCGTCGGCCTGGTCGTCGATTAGCGAGGCCAGTGCCGAAACGTTGGCGTCGATAGTCCACGGCGCTGCCCACGACGATCTGCCGTGGCCCAGCAAATCCGGTGCGGCAATGGTGATTTCGGGCAAATGGCTGGCTAGCAGTTCCCAGGCCTGCCCGTGCTCGGTCACTCCGTGGATCGTCAACATCTGCACTGGGCCGGGCGGACCGTAGCGGTGCACATGAAGGTCGGTGGTGGTCACCCGTCGATAATGCCAGCACTTGCGTAGGCGGACCGGGACGACAGGGGAGCACGGCGTTGGCTAGTTTTCTTAATAGCTAAGACGCATCGAAACGCCTGCGACTGGTATCGGCGCCGCGTTATGGTCTGGCGGTTGCCGGCCGGTTGCTGTGGGAGGTCTCGTTGGAGAGGACTTCGTTCGGACGGTACCAGCTGATCGAGGTACTGGGGCGTGGCGGCATGGGCGAGGTGTGGCGCGCCTATGACACGGTCACCGACCGGGTCGTCGCTCTCAAGATTCTGCCTACCGAGATTTCCCACGACGAGGTGTTCCAGCAGCGGTTCCGTCGTGAAGCCCATGCGGCCGCGCGATTGAGCAGTCCGCATCTGATCCCGATCCACACCTTCGGGGAAATCAACGGACGGCTGTTCGTGGACATGCGGTTGATCGAGGGCCGCGACCTACAGTCGGTGCTCAGCCGTGGGCCGCTGCCGCCGGTCCGCGCGGTGGGCATCGTCGAGCAAGTTGCCAAAGCGCTGCACGCCGCGCACCGGGACGGGCTGTTGCACCGGGATGTCAAGCCGTCCAACATTTTGCTCGACGACGACGACTTCGCGTACCTGATCGATTTCGGGATCGCGCGTGCGCCAGGAGAACTGGGCCTGACGGCGACCGGCGACGTGATGGGAACCGCTCATTACATGGCGCCGGAACGGTTCAGCACCACACAGATCGACGCTCGCTCGGATATCTACTCGTTGACCTGCGTTCTCTATGAGTGCCTGACCGCGCAATACCCATTTCCCAGCGACAGTCTGGACCAAGAGATCGGCAACCACCTCTCGACTCCGCCGCCACGGCCGTCGCGGGCCAATCCTGGGGTGCCATTGGGTTTCGACATGGTCATCGCCAAAGGCATGGCCAAAAATCCCGGCGATCGCTACGACACCGCAACGGAGTTGGCGCGAGCCGCCCACGACGCCCTCGCCACGCCTCCGCTGAAACCACAGCAGAATGTCGCCAACCCACCGACTATGCCGCGACCGCTGCCACCCGCGTTCCCGCTCCCAGGGCGACAACCCTCTGCTGGACGGCCTGCCGAGCCGACTCGGTCGGTGCCGCCGCCATGGTGGCGCCGCAGGGCCGTCGTCATCGCGGCCGCTGCCCTACTCGCCGTGTCTGCGACTGTTGCGGCCATGGTCACGGTGAGCAAGTTGCGTCCAGAACGCGAAGAATTCCATCAGGTGACGCTGCCCTTCAGCGGGCTGCGGGATCCGCAAGGTTTGTCGGTGGACAATGGCGGCACGGTCTACGTCGGTGACACCGAGCACAATCGGGTGTTGGCCTTGCCCGCGGGCTCTACCACCCCAGCCGAACTGCCCTTCGTGGGCCTGCACTATCCGACCGGTGTGACAGCGGACAACACCGGCACGGTGTACGTCAACGACGCCGGCAACAAGCGGGTGGTGGTACTTCCTGCCGGGTCGAAAACCCAAATCACGCTGCCCTTTACCGATCTCAGCAATCCGACCGGCTTGTCGGTTGACAGCAGCCGCACCGTCTACGTCACCGACACAGCGAAGAATCGCGTGGTAGCGCTTTTCGCCGGTTCGAACACGCAGATCGAACTACCGTTCACCGGTCTTAGCGATCCGACCGGCCTAGTGGTGGACGGCAACGGAACGGTTTATGTTGCCGACGGCGGCAACAATCGGGTTCTGGCGTTGCCTGCGGGCTCGAAGATGCAAGCGCCGCTGCCCTTTACGGGCCTCAACCAACCCGGCGGTGTCACGGTCGACAACAAGGGTGCGGTGTATGTCACCGACACCGGCAACAATCGGACGCTCAAGCTCCCAGCAGGCTCCAGGACGCAAGTCGAGCTGCCGTTCACCGGCCTCGACTATCCGTGGGGTTTGGCGGTCGACAACCTGGGAACGGTCTACGTTGGCAGCCGCAATAGCCAAATAGTGGCGCTTCGGCAAAAGTAGGCGGTGCCTGCGCTAGCGGACTTGTCAGACCCTCGTGATGTCATGCCGCTATGTCATACACCTGGGACGCTTCGGCGCGGACTGTTCTCGCGCCGGACCTATGCGGCGTGCTGCGGGTCCTGGGCGGCCCCGGAACGGGCAAGAGCAGCCTGCTGGTGGACGCCGCAATCGCCCGCATCGCCGCCGGTGTCGATCCGGAATCGGTTCTGCTGCTTACCGGTTCGGGACGGCTCG is a genomic window containing:
- a CDS encoding TIGR02569 family protein, yielding MTVEPPPEHVLAAFGLTGVPPNPLGPGWDGGWRCGEVVLSMVADHARAAWSARVRETLFVDGVRLARPVRSTDGRYVVSGWRADTFVAGTPEARHDEVVSAAVRLHEATGKLERPRFLTQGPTTPWADIDVFIAADRAAWEERPLQSIPPGARTVPVTADGERSIDLINQLATLRKPTRSPNQLVHGDLYGTVLFIGTAAPGITDITPYWRPASWAAGVVVVDALSWGEADDGLIERWSALPEWPQMLLRALMFRLAVHALHPRSTAEAFPGLAHTAALVRLVL
- a CDS encoding DEAD/DEAH box helicase; amino-acid sequence: MTALKSTTEPSFAKLGVRDEIVRALAEKGIQTPFAIQELTLPLALNGEDVIGQARTGMGKTFAFGVPLLQRISSGTGVRPLTGAPRALVVVPTRELCLQVTDDLATAAKYLVADDERQLTVVSIYGGRAYEPQIEALHKGADVVVGTPGRLLDLCQQGHLQLGGLSVLVLDEADEMLDLGFLPDIERILRQIPADRQSMLFSATMPDPIITLARTFMDQPTHIRAEAPHSLAVHDTTEQFVYRAHALDKVELVSRVLQARDRGATMIFTRTKRTAQKVADELNERGFAVGAVHGDLGQIAREKALKAFRGGDIDVLVATDVAARGIDIDDVTHVINYQCPEDEKMYVHRIGRTGRAGRTGVAITLVDWDELERWAMIDKALGLGSPDPAETYSNSPHLYSELDIPAEAGGTVGPARKSQVKRRSDGQADAGDRDGQKAQRTRSSSRRRRTRGGKPITGHPGTNTPASGDAAPETGPCTGSDSSSAASGTARRRRRRRKPADATTPAN
- a CDS encoding DUF3107 domain-containing protein, whose amino-acid sequence is MEVKIGITESPRELVFSSTQTPDEVEELVSSALREGSGVLNLTDERGRRFMVNTAKIAYVEIGVADARRVGFGIGAEAVARAATSE
- a CDS encoding MGMT family protein gives rise to the protein MARVTDEQVELVRSLVASIPPGRVATYGDIAAVAGLSSPRIVGWIMRVDSSDLPWHRVITASGRPARHLTTRQLELLRAEGVLAVDGKVALREVRYEFGSES
- a CDS encoding ferritin-like fold-containing protein, which gives rise to MPSPSSADQVANSPRPRLPADHPGVNELFALLAYGEVAAFYRLTDEARMAPNLQGRISMASIAAAEMGHYELLRDALERRGVDVVPAMSKYVSALENYHRLTTPSTWLEALVKTYVGDALAADLYLEIADGLPDEVAHVVRAALSETGHSQFVVAEVRAAVTASGKQRSRLALWSRRLLGEAITQAQFLLADHDELVDLVVAGTGGLSQLGAFFDRLQHTHDQRMRELGLS
- a CDS encoding DUF3152 domain-containing protein, translated to MTFPRPVSSTGRVPVLHEQWREPLRAQRDPLAPAAGRARADRDRPRRWRKQTWLGRFVSTYGWRAYALPVLVVVTAVVIYQTVTGTSAPKRAVAQAIHDPPAIGVVGTAILDTPPRGLAAFDANLPAGTLPEGGPFTEAGEKTYRLVPGATAQVGQGTAKVFRYTVEIENGLDPTMYGGDSAFAQMVDQTLANPKGWTHNPQFAFVRVDGASAGKPDFRISLVSPMTVREGCGYEFRLETSCYNPSFGADRQSRVFLNEARWVRGAVPFEGDVGSYRQYVINHEVGHGIGYLRHEPCDKQGALAPVMMQQTFSTSNDDGAKFDPEWVKADGKTCRFNPWPYPIA
- a CDS encoding PQQ-binding-like beta-propeller repeat protein; the protein is MAKPERRTKADIVAAVTIAVVVAVVAVLIWWTSDARATVSRPAAVPAPNPAPAREVPATLQQLWTASSPATRAPVAVGGTVVTANGRQVEGRDPATGASLWSYARDTDLCGVTWIYRYAVAVYHDDRGCGQVSTIDGSTGRRGPARSSYADPRVRLSTDGTTVLSAGNTRLELWRSDMVRMLSYGETDARVKPSNRGLHSGCTLESASASSSAVSVLEVCGNQADLRLVLLRPGKEEDEPQQQFVAEPGIRPGSGARVLVVSQNRTAVYLPTPQPRVDVIDETGTTVSSTLLAKPPSPSAVMSQTGNLVTWWTGDTLMVFDAANLTQRYTIVAGETAAPLGPGVMMAGQLLVPVTGAIGVYDPITGANNRYIPVNRPTNASAVIPTVSGSKVIEQRGDTVVTLG
- the moeZ gene encoding adenylyltransferase/sulfurtransferase MoeZ, with amino-acid sequence MSTSQTSLPPLVEPAAELSRDEVARYSRHLIIPDLGVDGQKRLKSARVLVIGAGGLGSPALLYLAAAGVGTIGIVDFDVVDESNLQRQIIHGVADVGRSKAQSARDSIVAINPLVDVRLHEVRLEPKNAVNLFKQYDLILDGTDNFATRYLVNDAAVLAGKPYVWGSIYRFEGQVSVFWEDAPADEAGNERGLNYRDLYPEPPPPGMVPSCAEGGVLGIICASIASVMGTEAIKLITGLGETLLGRLMIYDALEMTYRTIRIRKDPATPKITELVDYEQFCGVVSDDAVHAASGSTITPQELREMMDSGKKLALIDVREQVEWDIVHIDGAQLIPKSLISSGEGLAKLPQDRTTVLYCKTGVRSAEALAAVKKAGFSDAVHLQGGIVAWAKQMQPDMVMY
- a CDS encoding alpha/beta fold hydrolase, with translation MLTIHGVTEHGQAWELLASHLPEITIAAPDLLGHGRSSWAAPWTIDANVSALASLIDDQADGPVVVVGHSFGGAVALQLAAARPDQVAALVLLDPAVAVDGTRVREVVDAMVAFPDYTDPAEARAEKSFGAWADVDPAVLDTEIDEHLIALANGRYSWRINLAAMVCYWSELARDIVLPPAGTPTTLVRAVCADPQYVSEGLITALRDHLGADFELLEFECGHMVPQAKPKEVAAVVRDRLKGR
- a CDS encoding TetR/AcrR family transcriptional regulator — encoded protein: MSDLAKAAQRRAVRSAERGRPADAAVTSSRRGNRLPRDERRGQLLVVASDVFVDHGYHAAGMDEIADRAGVSKPVLYQHFSSKLELYLAVLHRHVDNLVYGVQQALRTTTDNRQRLHAAVQAFFDFIEHDSQGYRLIFENDYVTEPEVAAQVRVATESCIDAVFALIAEDSGLEPHRARMIAVGLVGMSVDAARYWLDADRPISKSDAVEGTVQFAWGGLSHVPLTRS